One stretch of Gopherus flavomarginatus isolate rGopFla2 chromosome 2, rGopFla2.mat.asm, whole genome shotgun sequence DNA includes these proteins:
- the GEM gene encoding GTP-binding protein GEM: MTLNNVTMRHSSSALHVQQQRWSVPADGRHLTVHKNPHEYNVHKRYTMNPDDYYRRSWSSESSDSVISSESGNTYYRVVMIGEHGVGKSTLANIFAGVHDSMDSDCDVLGEDTYERTLMVDGESATIILLDMWENKSEEEWIQDHCMQVGDAYLIVYSITDRASFEKASELRIQLRRARQTEDIPIILVGNKSDLVRCREVSVSEGRACAVVFDCKFIETSAAVQHNVKELFEGIVRQVRLRRDSKEKNERRLAYQKRRESIPKKARRFWGKIVAKNNKNMAFKLKSKSCHDLSVL, translated from the exons ATGACTTTGAATAACGTCACCATGCGTCACAGCAGCAGTGCGCTGCACGTACAGCAGCAACGTTGGAGCGTCCCTGCCGATGGAAGGCACCTGACCGTCCACAAAAACCCCCATGAGTACAATGTACACAAGAGATACACTATGAACCCTGATGATTATTACCGAAGGAGTTGGTCATCAGAGTCTTCCGATTCAGTCATTTCCTCCGAGTCCGGAAATACTTACTACCGGGTGGTAATGATTGGAGAGCATGGAGTGGGGAAATCTACCTTGGCCAATATCTTTGCAGGCGTACATGACAGCATGGACAGTGACTGTGATGTGCTAGGAG AAGATACGTATGAACGGACCTTGATGGTAGATGGTGAAAGCGCAACCATTATACTGCTTGACATGTGGGAAAATAAG AGTGAAGAAGAATGGATCCAAGATCACTGCATGCAAGTAGGAGATGCATACTTGATTGTCTACTCCATCACAGACCGAGCGAGCTTTGAGAAAGCCTCTGAACTAAGAATACAGCTCCGCAGGGCACGACAGACAGAAGATATTCCCATTATTTTAGTTGGCAACAAAAGCGATCTCGTCAGGTGCCGTGAAGTCTCTGTGTCAG AGGGCCGCGCTTGTGCTGTTGTGTTTGACTGTAAATTCATCGAGACCTCTGCAGCTGTCCAGCACAACGTGAAGGAACTGTTTGAAGGAATTGTGAGGCAAGTCCGGCTAAGAAGGGACAGCAAGGAAAAGAACGAGAGGAGGCTGGCATatcagaagaggagagagagcatTCCTAAGAAAGCCAGGCGGTTCTGGGGCAAAATAGTTGCCAAGAACAACAAGAATATGGCCTTCAAACTTAAGTCCAAGTCTTGCCACGACCTATCAGTACTTTAA